From the Archangium lipolyticum genome, the window GGCCCGTCCGGAACACGTCGTTGAAGATGTCGAAGAGCGCGGTGCCCTTCTGCTCCGGAAAGGCATCCCACAGGGCGCGGCCGACCAGGGGCCTGCCGTGGAGCCGCTCGAGGGCGGGGTTGGCCAGCTCGCAGACCTGATCCGCCGCCCGGTAGACGCCCACCGCCGCGGGCACCTGCGTGAGGATGGTCTGGAGCCGGGCCCGCTGCCGCTCCGCCTCTTCCCGCACGCGCAGGTCCTGCATGCGCTCCCGGTCCCGCCAGTCCCTCATGAAGCTGAACGCCGCGAACCCGACGAAGCAGAGCAGGAAGCCACTGCCCGCCAGCACGATGTTGTCGGCGCGCCCGGAGGCCTGCGCGAGCTGCGTGTTCTGCTCCTCCAGGTACCGCTGCTCCTCCTCGCGCAACTCGCGCTCGAGGACGCGCAGCTCGTCCATGAGCCGCTTGCCCTCACCGGCACGGACACGCTCGATCGCCTCGGCGGACTGGCCTTCGCGTAGGAGCAAGATGGTCTGCTCCATCACCTCCAGCTTGCGCTGGATGATCGTGTCCATCCGCTCGAGGCGCTGGCGCTGGGCGTCATTCTCCGACAGGAGCGAGCGCAAGCGCTCCTTCGAGGGGCCGATGTGGAGGAGCGCTTCCTCATAGGGGGCGAGGAAGTGCTCCTCCCGGGTGAGGAGGTAGCCGCGCTGGCCCGTCTCGGCGTCCTTCAACAGGGAGAGGAGGCGGTCCGCCTCGTTGATGACATCCAGGGTATGCGCCACACGGCCCGAGGTACTGGAGAGCTGGTGGGTCGAGCGGAGGAAGAGGCCGGCGATGAGGAGCACGGCGAGTGAGGCCGCGAGGTGTCCCGCGAGGACCGGCAGTGGAAACCGGCGCGGGCGCCTGGGGATGGGGGAGCGCGGGGAGGGGATACTTGCCATGCGGGCCTTCTTCCGAGGCGCCGCTCCAACCCCTCCACCGGTGGTCCCGGTGAGAGCGGTCGTGGCGCGCACCCGGTCCGTAACACATCACGGCCCGGCCGCCTCTCCTGGAGAGATGGGATGAACACCCACCAACACGCCTGCTCCACGGGCAGGCGTTCAGGGATGGAGGGTGGAAAAACACCCCCTCGGCGGGTAGCTCCCTTGGCTTTGGGCCGCGCCTGCGTATTCTCCGCGACCCCATGCCGTCCGCTTCGACCGTTCCCGCCTCCCCGCCTCGTCCCTCTGGCTCCAACCCCGTCCTCTCCACGGTGTCCGACGCGGCCCGGGAGCCGAGCACCCGGTTGCTGGTGGGCTTGCTGATCGCCGCGGCGCTGCTCCCGCGCCTGCTGCTGATGCCCTTCAACGAGAACTTCTACGGTGACGCGGTGGCGCGCGTGGAGCTGGCGGAGCGTTGGCTGCGCCAGCCGCACCTCATCACCTCCTATGGGGACGGGGCCTTCCAGTTCGGACCGCTCCACCTGTACCTGGTGGCCTTCGCGCTGGAGCTGGTCCCCGACAAGGCGCTCGCGGGCCGGCTGGTGAGTCTGCTCTTCGGGGTGCTGTCGGTGGTGCCGCTCTTCTCCCTCACGCGGCGCGTCTTCGGTTGGCGCTCCGGGGTGTGGACCGGGCTGGCCTTCTCCGTGTGGGGCATGCACCTGCAGATGTCCACGACGGCGGCCAGCGAGGCGCTCTCGCTCTTCCTCATGCTGTCGGTGTTCGCGCTCATCGCCCGGGGGCTGGACGAGAACCGGCTGGGGCCCCTCTTCGGGGCGGCGGCGGTGCTCAACCTGGCGTGTGCCACGCGCTACGACGCGTGGCTCTTCATGCCGCTGCTCGCCGTGGCGCTGTTCCTCTGGGGCAACGACCGGGTGGCCGGTGCCACGCGCGCGGTGAGCTTCGGCCTGCTGTGCCTGCCCTTCCCGCTGCTGTGGATGCAGGGCAACGAGCTGGCGCACGGGGACCCCTTCTACCCCATCCGCGCGGTGGAGCAGTTCCACGCGGACTGGGTGCGGGACGGTATCGCCCGGGTGGGGACGTGGCGCTACCGGCTGGAGAACCTGGGCTTCTGGCCGGGGGTGGCGCTGCTGACGCTGTCGCCGGGCGTGGCGCTGCTGAGCATGGTGGGCATGAAGCGGATGTGGCGGGAGCAGCCGGAGGTGCGCTGGCTGGTGCTCGCCTCGGTGGTGCCCGCCGCGTACTTCACCTTCCGGGCCTCGGTGCTGATGGACTTCCAGCCGCTGGGGCGCTTCACGGTGACGGAGGTGGCCCTCCTGCTGCCCTTCGTGGTGCCGGGCTTCGAGGCGTGTGTGGGCCAGAGCGGGGCCGGGGTGCGCCGCGCCGTGGCCGCGGCGTGCGCGGTGCTGGCGGTGGCCGTGCCGGTGGCCCTGGGGCTCTACACCTTCCGCGTCGACGGCGGCCTGCACGACAGCCTGCGGCCGGTGAGCCCCACCTCCACCAACCCCGTGCCGCTGATGCAGGTGGCCCGCTTCCTCAAGGACGAGGTGGCCGCCAAGGGCGGCGCGGCCATCCTCGACGAGGACCCGAGCTACCTGGACCTCCAGCTCGCCTTCTTCTCCGCGCTGCCGGACGAGCGGCTCGCCCGCGTGCGCTGGGCGACCTTCCGCAAGCACCTGCGTGAGGCCCAGCCAGAGTACCTCGTGCGCTTCGACAACGGCGCGTTGCTGAAGGACCCCGGCGCGAAGCTGGAGGGCCGGACGCTGACGCTGGATGGCGTGGCGTACGAGGAACTGGACGGCTTCTCCGCGCCGCTGCACGTCTACCGGCGCCGCTGAGGGCCGGGCTGCTCGCGCCAGGGTTGGCCATGTGACACACACAGGGCCTCCCTCCTGGCATCGGGTGTTTCTCGCCTTGGAAGGAATGGCCCGGGCCCTCCTTCTCATGAGAGAACGATGAGCGCCGGGCTCCTGACTCCCCAGCTCGAGATGTTCACCCCCGCGCCATGATGTCCGCCGCCCCCCTTTCCGCGCAGTCCTCCCTCCCCCAGCAGGCGCGCATCCTGCTCGTCGAGGACAGCCCCAATCAGCTCCTCGCCATGGAGGCGCTGCTCTCACCCCTGGGCCAGGAGGTGCTGACGGCCTCGTCGGGTGGGGAGGCCCTGCGGCTGCTGCTCGAGAAGGACTGCGCCCTCGTGCTGCTGGATGTCCACCTGCCGGACATCAGCGGCTTCGAGGTGGCGCGCCTCATGCGCGAGCGGGAGCGGTCGCGCCGCACTCCCATCATCTTCGTCACCGGGATGACGGCCGACCCGTACTTCACCAGCCAGGGGTACGCCCTGGGCGCGGTGGACTTCCTCTTCAAGCCGTTCGATCCCCTGGTGCTGCGCGCCAAGGCGGAGGTGTTCGTCGAGCTGTTCCTGCACCGGGAGCGGCTCAAGGAGCAGGCGGAGCGCGAGCAGGCCGAGCTTGAGCGCTCGCGGTTGCTGGGCCTGCTGGTGCAGACCCCGGCGGCCATCGCCATCACCCGCGGGCCGGAGTTCATCTTCGAGTTCGCCAATCCCCTCTACGAGAAGGTGCTCGGCCGCCCCGTCGTGTTGGGCAAGCCCCTGCGCGAGGTGATGCCGGAGATCCTCTCCCAACCGGGGGTGATGGAGGCCCTGCGGCACGCGATGCGCACCGGCGAGCCCTTCGTGGGCCGGGAATTTCCCGTGGCGCTCGACCGGCGCGGGGACGGCCACCCGGAGGAGGCCTTCTTCGACCTCGTCTACCAACCCCTCCTCGACGACCAGGGACAGGTCGAGTGGCTGCTCACCCACGCGGTGGAGGTGACGGAGCAGGTGAACGCGCGTCGGCGGCTCGAGACCACCGAGCAGGCGCTGCGCCAGCGGGAAGCGGAGTACCGCCGGCTGGCCGACAACATCCCCGACCTCGTCGCCCGCTTCGACCGCCAGCACCGGCTCCTCTACGTCAACCGCCGCATCGAGCGCACCACGGGCCAGCCCGCGGAGAGCTTCCTGGGCCGGACCAGCGAGGAGCTCGGCCTGCCGCCGGACAGGGTGGAGAGCGCATCGCGGGCCATCTCCGAGGCCTTCCAGGGGGAGGCGGCGTCGCTCTCCTTCGACCTCTCCACGTCCGAGGGGCTCCGGCACTACGACGCGCACCTGGTGCCCGAGCGGGACGAGCGGGACGCGGTGGTGTCGGTGCTCGCCGTCACCCGCGACGTGACGGAGTCGCGCAACCGCGAGCGGGCGCTGCGGGAGAGCGAGGGCCGCTTCCGGCTCCTCGCGGAGGCGGGCGAGCTGCTCTCCTCCCTGGATGACGCGGCCGTCCTTCAGCGGCTGGCCGAGCTGTTCGTGCCCCGCCTGGCGGACTGGGTGACGGTGGACCTGCTCTCCCCCTCGGGCGCGGTGGAGCGGGTGGTTTCCGTGCACCGCGACCCGGAGAAGGTGTCGCTCGCCTTCGAGATCGCGCGCCGCTGGCCCATCGACAAGAACGTCCATGGCGGAGTGGCCCAGGTGCTGCGCACCGGCGAGCCCGTCCTCGTGAAGGCCCTCACGGACGAGGCCCTGTCCGGCCTGACGCGCAGCGAGGAGCATCTGCGCGTGGGCCGTGCCCTGGGGCTGACCTCCACGCTGTTGCTGCCATTGGAGGCGCGGGGGCGGGTGCTGGGCGTGCTCTCGCTGAGCCAGGCCGAGAGTGGCCGGCACTTCACCGAGGAGGACATCCCGTTGGCCCGGGAGCTGGCCCGGCGGGCGGGGCTCGCGGTGGACAACGCGCTGCTGTACCGCGAGGCGCGCGAGGCGCAGGGGCGGGCCTCCCGTCTCCAGGCGGTGGCGGCGGCGCTCTCCCGGGCCGCCACGCCCGAGGAGGTGGCGCGCGCCATCCTCACCGAGGGGCTCCTGCACGCCGGCACGCACGCGGGCGTCGTCTTCCTCCAGGAGCGCGATGGCTCGCTCCGAAGCCTCCATGACGTGGGCTACCCCGAGGAGTTCATCCGCCGCCTGCGCCACATCCCCCCGGGAGAGCGGACGCCCTATGGCGACGTGGTGCTCGCCGAGGAGGCGCACTGGTTCACGTCCGCCGAGGAGCTGACGGCGAACTACCCCAGCTTCGCGTGGCTGTCGCCCATCTACCAGGCGCGCGTCGGGCTTCCCCTGCGGGTGGAGGAGCGGTCCCTGGGGTGTTTGTGGTTGTCCTTCCCCGACAAGCGGAGCTTCCCTCCCGAGGAGCGGGACTTCCTCGTCGCGCTGGGGCAGCTGTGCGCCCAGGCACTCTCTCGTGCGTCCAGGGCTCCCGCGTAGGGCCTCAGTGCCGGTGCCGGGGGAGCCGCACCGTGAACGTCGTGCCGTCGTTCTCGGAGGAGCGCACCTCGAGCGTACCGCCATGGCCCAGGACGATCTGCCGGGTGATGAAGAGGCCCAGGCCCAGGCTGCCCCGGCCCGCTCCGGCCTCCGGTCCCTGCCGGTAGGGCTCGAAGAGAGTGGGTATCAATTCGGCGGGGATGGGGGCGCCCTCGTTGTGGACCTCGAGGCAGACGCCCGGGCCCTCGCTCCAGGTGGACACCCGCACGGGTGTGCTCGCGGGGCTGTGCTGGAGGGCATTGCCCACCAGGTTGGTGACGACCTGGGCCAGGCGGCCCTCGTCCCATTCACCCTGGCCATCGCCGCGGGCGTGGAAGTCGATGTGCCGCTCGGGGTGGGCTCCCTGCACCTCGTCCACCACGTGGTGCACGTGCGCGTGGAAGTCCAGCGGCCGGCGGTGGATGGGGATGCCCCCCACGCGTGCCTGGGTGAAGTCGAGCAGGTCGCGGATCATCCCACTGGCCCGGTCCGCCGCCGCGTAGATGCGGCGGATGGCCTTCGCCGTGCGCTCGTCCACGTCCTCGCGCTTGAGCAGGGTGGTGGCCGAGAGGGTGATGGCGTTGAGGGGGTTGCGCAGATCATGACTGACGATGGCCACCACGTCCTCGCGCACCCGGGCGGCCTCCTGGGCCTCCTGGTAGAGGCGCGCGTTGTCGATGGCCACGGCGGCGCGGTCCGCCAGGCCCTTGGCGACCTCCACGTCCGCCGCCATCGTCGAGGCGCGGGAGCGCAGCCAGGCGAAGCAGATGATGCCGAGCTTCCGGCCCCGGGCCACCAGGGGCACGACGGCCACGGACTTCGGTCCGAGC encodes:
- a CDS encoding PAS domain-containing protein yields the protein MMSAAPLSAQSSLPQQARILLVEDSPNQLLAMEALLSPLGQEVLTASSGGEALRLLLEKDCALVLLDVHLPDISGFEVARLMRERERSRRTPIIFVTGMTADPYFTSQGYALGAVDFLFKPFDPLVLRAKAEVFVELFLHRERLKEQAEREQAELERSRLLGLLVQTPAAIAITRGPEFIFEFANPLYEKVLGRPVVLGKPLREVMPEILSQPGVMEALRHAMRTGEPFVGREFPVALDRRGDGHPEEAFFDLVYQPLLDDQGQVEWLLTHAVEVTEQVNARRRLETTEQALRQREAEYRRLADNIPDLVARFDRQHRLLYVNRRIERTTGQPAESFLGRTSEELGLPPDRVESASRAISEAFQGEAASLSFDLSTSEGLRHYDAHLVPERDERDAVVSVLAVTRDVTESRNRERALRESEGRFRLLAEAGELLSSLDDAAVLQRLAELFVPRLADWVTVDLLSPSGAVERVVSVHRDPEKVSLAFEIARRWPIDKNVHGGVAQVLRTGEPVLVKALTDEALSGLTRSEEHLRVGRALGLTSTLLLPLEARGRVLGVLSLSQAESGRHFTEEDIPLARELARRAGLAVDNALLYREAREAQGRASRLQAVAAALSRAATPEEVARAILTEGLLHAGTHAGVVFLQERDGSLRSLHDVGYPEEFIRRLRHIPPGERTPYGDVVLAEEAHWFTSAEELTANYPSFAWLSPIYQARVGLPLRVEERSLGCLWLSFPDKRSFPPEERDFLVALGQLCAQALSRASRAPA
- a CDS encoding ArnT family glycosyltransferase; its protein translation is MPSASTVPASPPRPSGSNPVLSTVSDAAREPSTRLLVGLLIAAALLPRLLLMPFNENFYGDAVARVELAERWLRQPHLITSYGDGAFQFGPLHLYLVAFALELVPDKALAGRLVSLLFGVLSVVPLFSLTRRVFGWRSGVWTGLAFSVWGMHLQMSTTAASEALSLFLMLSVFALIARGLDENRLGPLFGAAAVLNLACATRYDAWLFMPLLAVALFLWGNDRVAGATRAVSFGLLCLPFPLLWMQGNELAHGDPFYPIRAVEQFHADWVRDGIARVGTWRYRLENLGFWPGVALLTLSPGVALLSMVGMKRMWREQPEVRWLVLASVVPAAYFTFRASVLMDFQPLGRFTVTEVALLLPFVVPGFEACVGQSGAGVRRAVAAACAVLAVAVPVALGLYTFRVDGGLHDSLRPVSPTSTNPVPLMQVARFLKDEVAAKGGAAILDEDPSYLDLQLAFFSALPDERLARVRWATFRKHLREAQPEYLVRFDNGALLKDPGAKLEGRTLTLDGVAYEELDGFSAPLHVYRRR